One Capsicum annuum cultivar UCD-10X-F1 chromosome 2, UCD10Xv1.1, whole genome shotgun sequence genomic window carries:
- the LOC107859444 gene encoding pre-mRNA-processing factor 17 has translation MDLLQSYADDEIAESPPQNPNPQSSDQNPSPDSSPIRILPSKSAAPKVDDTMLALTVAGGAARAQSKPLDPTQHLVGFNPTYEQLWAPIYGPAHPYAKDGLAQGLRNHKLGFVEDASIEPFVFDEQYNTFQKYGYAVDPSENSYIGDLEKMKECDAISVYNIPQHEQKKRKLEKKKEKMEEEGDEQDVDMSEVENPSTDTWLMRNRKSPWAGKKQGLQEELTEEQKKYAEEYAKKKGEEKGGDREKAEPMAEKSTFHGKEERDYQGRSWIAPPKDAKAANDHCYIPKRLIHTWSGHTKGVSAIRFFPKHGHLILSAGMDTKVKIWDVHNSGKCMRTYMGHSKAVRDIWFSNDGSKFLTAGYDKYIKYWDTETGQVIQTFTTGKIPYVVRLNPDEDKQNVLLAGMSDKKIVQWDINSGQITQEYDQHLGAVNTITFVDNNRRFVTSSDDKSLRVWEYGIPVVIKYISEPHMHSMPSISPHPNGNWIAAQSLDNQILIYSTRERFQLNKKKRFAGHIVAGYACQVNFSPDGRFVLSGDGEGRCWFWDWKSCKVFRTLKCHEGVCIGAEWHPLEQSKVATCGWDGLIKYW, from the coding sequence ATGGATCTCTTACAATCCTACGCCGACGATGAAATCGCCGAATCGCCGCCACAAAACCCTAATCCCCAATCTTCCGACCAAAACCCTTCGCCGGATTCTTCCCCGATCCGCATACTTCCTTCTAAATCCGCCGCCCCTAAAGTCGACGACACCATGCTAGCCCTAACTGTCGCCGGAGGCGCTGCTAGAGCTCAATCCAAACCCCTTGACCCAACCCAACACCTCGTCGGATTCAACCCGACTTATGAACAGCTCTGGGCACCAATTTATGGTCCAGCTCACCCTTATGCTAAGGACGGGTTAGCTCAAGGACTCAGAAATCACAAGCTAGGGTTTGTAGAGGACGCATCAATTGAGCCGTTTGTATTCGATGAGCAGTATAATACTTTTCAGAAGTATGGGTACGCTGTTGATCCCTCGGAAAATAGTTACATTGGTGATTTGGAAAAAATGAAGGAATGTGATGCGATTTCTGTGTATAACATACCACAACATGAACAGAAGAAGAGGAAAttagagaaaaagaaggaaaaaatggagGAGGAAGGTGATGAGCAGGATGTGGATATGTCGGAAGTCGAAAATCCGTCGACAGATACGTGGTTGATGAGGAACAGGAAGAGTCCATGGGCTGGAAAGAAACAAGGGTTGCAAGAGGAATTAACTGAGGAACAGAAAAAGTATGCTGAAGAGTATGCTAAGAAGAAGGGTGAAGAAAAGGGCGGTGATAGAGAAAAGGCGGAGCCTATGGCTGAAAAGAGTACATTTCATGGTAAAGAGGAAAGGGATTATCAGGGAAGGTCGTGGATCGCGCCACCGAAGGATGCAAAGGCTGCTAATGATCATTGTTATATACCAAAGAGATTGATTCATACATGGAGTGGACACACGAAAGGGGTTTCAGCTATTAGGTTTTTCCCTAAGCATGGTCATTTGATTTTGTCAGCTGGAATGGATACAAAGGTAAAGATTTGGGATGTTCACAATTCCGGTAAATGTATGAGGACTTACATGGGACATTCAAAGGCAGTGAGGGATATTTGGTTTAGCAATGACGGGTCGAAGTTTTTGACGGCTGGGTATGATAAGTACATTAAGTATTGGGATACAGAAACAGGACAAGTAATTCAAACGTTCACAACGGGTAAGATACCGTATGTGGTGAGGCTTAACCCTGATGAGGATAAGCAGAATGTACTTTTGGCTGGTATGAGTGATAAGAAGATTGTGCAGTGGGATATAAACAGTGGACAGATTACACAAGAGTATGATCAACATCTGGGGGCTGTTAATACAATTACCTTTGTGGATAATAATAGGAGGTTTGTGACCTCTAGTGATGATAAATCACTACGTGTTTGGGAATATGGTATTCCAGTTGTTATTAAGTATATAAGTGAACCCCATATGCATTCCATGCCATCTATTTCGCCCCATCCCAATGGGAACTGGATTGCAGCACAAAGTTTGGATAACCAGATTCTTATCTATAGTACGCGAGAGAGATTTCAgctgaataaaaagaaaagatttgCCGGGCACATTGTCGCTGGTTATGCTTGCCAGGTCAATTTCTCACCTGATGGACGGTTTGTCTTGTCAGGAGATGGTGAAGGTAGATGCTGGTTTTGGGATTGGAAATCGTGTAAGGTCTTCAGAACTCTCAAGTGCCATGAAGGGGTCTGTATTGGTGCAGAGTGGCATCCTCTGGAACAAAGTAAAGTTGCTACTTGTGGTTGGGATGGTTTGATCAAGTACTGGTAA
- the LOC107861229 gene encoding SKP1-like protein 1A yields the protein MSSTKLLTLKTSDGEKFIVKEALAVRSQAIKNMVEDGCISNVIPLPNVHSKIMAKVIEYWKKHSAEEGVSKDQLKDFDKDFLQVHHSVLHDLILAANYLNDKELLDITCQEAADRIKGKTPEEIRKEFDIKNDFEPGEEEQIRQENAWAFG from the coding sequence ATGTCTTCAACAAAGCTCTTAACTCTAAAAACAAGTGACGGAGAGAAATTCATTGTCAAAGAGGCCTTGGCCGTTCGGTCACAAGCCATCAAGAACATGGTTGAAGACGGTTGCATTTCAAACGTCATTCCCCTGCCTAATGTCCATAGCAAAATAATGGCCAAAGTTATCGAATATTGGAAGAAACACTCGGCGGAGGAAGGCGTCTCGAAAGACCAACTGAAGGATTTTGATAAGGATTTCTTGCAGGTACACCACTCCGTTTTGCATGACCTTATCTTAGCTGCGAATTATCTTAATGACAAAGAGCTGCTGGATATAACATGTCAAGAAGCTGCTGATAGGATCAAAGGCAAAACACCTGAAGAAATACGTAAAGAATTCGATATCAAAAATGATTTCGAGCCAGGAGAAGAGGAGCAGATCCGTCAAGAGAATGCTTGGGCTTTTGGATGA